The Lemur catta isolate mLemCat1 chromosome 8, mLemCat1.pri, whole genome shotgun sequence genome has a segment encoding these proteins:
- the RPRM gene encoding protein reprimo → MNPAPGNQTDVAGLFLANSSEALERAVRCCTQASVVTDDGFAEGGPDERSLYIMRVVQIAVMCVLSLTVVFGIFFLGCNLLIKSEGMINFLVKDRRPSKEVEAVVVGPY, encoded by the coding sequence ATGAATCCGGCGCCGGGCAACCAGACCGACGTGGCGGGCCTGTTCCTGGCCAACAGCAGCGAGGCGCTGGAGCGCGCGGTGCGCTGCTGCACCCAGGCGTCCGTGGTGACCGACGACGGCTTCGCCGAGGGCGGCCCGGACGAGCGCAGCTTGTACATCATGCGCGTGGTGCAGATCGCGGTCATGTGCGTGCTCTCGCTCACCGTGGTCTTCGGCATCTTCTTCCTCGGCTGTAACCTGCTCATCAAGTCCGAGGGCATGATCAACTTCCTGGTGAAGGACCGGAGACCGTCTAAAGAGGTGGAGGCGGTGGTCGTGGGGCCCTACTGA